Proteins from one Patagioenas fasciata isolate bPatFas1 chromosome 6, bPatFas1.hap1, whole genome shotgun sequence genomic window:
- the LOC139825451 gene encoding cytochrome P450 2J2-like isoform X1 — translation MLRFLWESISIQVLLVFLVVFLLVADYMKHRKPKGFPPQPFYLPIVGHMYLMNFSNPMMAMQKLIEKYGDIFGVDMGTESFVIINGLRMLREVLVNQGENFLDRPEMHLSQEIFSNRGLLSSNGHLWKQQRRFTLSTLRNFGLGKRSLEERIQEECRYLVDAFGEEQGDPFDPHFKINNAVSNIICSITFGNRFEYHDEDFQKLLQLIDETLTLNGAIMSQLYNAFPSIIKFFPGAHQSIFRNSRLLKSFVKERIDKHKEDWNPSESRDFIDCYLQEIAKDNGNGIFQEENLMACAVDLLLAGTETTSTTIRWALLYMAMYPEIQARVQAEIDTVIGQGRQPALDDRSNMPYTSAVIHEVQRKSNIVPFGVPRMTVKDTVVDGFRIPKGTTVLTNLTSVMFDQNEWETPDAFNPGHFLKDGQFWKRESFVPFAIGKRSCPGELLARTELFLFFTALLQKFTFQVPPDTTLGLQFKLGITLTPKPYKICAVPR, via the exons ATGCTGCGTTTCCTCTGGGAGAGCATCTCCATCCAGGTGCTCCTCGTCTTCCTTGTTGTGTTCCTGCTCGTTGCCGACTACATGAAGCACAGAAAGCCCAAGGGCTTCCCTCCACAACCTTTCTATCTCCCCATCGTGGGGCACATGTACCTGATGAACTTCAGCAATCCCATGATGGCAATGCAGAAG CTTATTGAAAAATATGGTGACATCTTCGGCGTGGACATGGGCACTGAATCATTTGTGATCATTAATGGGCTGCGGATGCTTAGGGAAGTTCTTGTAAACCAAGGGGAAAATTTCCTCGATCGCCCTGAAATGCATCTTAGTCAGGAGATCTTCAGCAACAGGG ggctgctgTCTTCCAACGGGCACTTGTGGAAGCAGCAGAGGAGGTTCACCTTGTCCACCCTCCGAAACTTTGGCTTGGGGAAGAGGAGTCTGGAGGAGCGCATCCAGGAGGAGTGCCGGTACCTCGTGGATGCGTTTGGGGAGGAGCAGG GGGATCCTTTTGACCCTCACTTTAAAATCAATAACGCCGTTTCAAACAtcatctgctccatcacctttgGCAATCGCTTTGAATACCATGATGAGGACTTCCAAAAATTGCTGCAGCTGATAGATGAAACCCTTACCCTTAACGGGGCCATCATGAGCCAG CTGTACAATGCTTTCCCATCCATAATAAAGTTCTTCCCTGGAGCCCACCAATCCATTTTTAGAAACTCAAGATTACTGAAAAGTTTTGTGAAAGAGAGGATTGACAAACACAAGGAGGACTGGAACCCCTCGGAGAGCCGGGACTTCATCGACTGCTACCTGCAGGAGATAGCCAAG GACAACGGCAATGGCATCTTCCAGGAGGAAAACCTCATGGCATGTGCAGTCGACTTGCTGTTAGCCGGGACTGAGACCACTTCAACAACTATCCGCTGGGCATTGCTGTATATGGCCATGTATCCAGAAATTCAAG CCCGCGTGCAAGCAGAGATCGACACGGTCATCGGGCAGGGGCGGCAGCCAGCCCTGGATGACAGGAGCAACATGCCCTACACCAGCGCCGTCATCCACGAAGTGCAGAGGAAAAGCAACATTGTCCCTTTCGGTGTGCCAAGAATGACAGTGAAGGACACAGTTGTGGATGGTTTCCGCATACCAAAG gGCACTACTGTGCTCACAAATTTAACCTCTGTGATGTTTGACCAGAACGAGTGGGAAACTCCTGATGCTTTTAACCCCGGGCATTTCCTGAAAGATGGTCAGTTCTGGAAAAGAGAGTCTTTTGTACCGTTTGCTATAG GGAAGCGCTCCTGCCCGGGTGAGCTGCTGGCCCGCACCgagctcttcctcttcttcacggCTTTGCTCCAGAAATTCACCTTCCAGGTGCCACCGGACACCACACTCGGCCTCCAGTTCAAGCTGGGCATCACGCTTACCCCAAAGCCCTACAAGATCTGTGCTGTGCCTCGGTAA
- the LOC139825451 gene encoding cytochrome P450 2J2-like isoform X2 — protein MLRFLWESISIQVLLVFLVVFLLVADYMKHRKPKGFPPQPFYLPIVGHMYLMNFSNPMMAMQKLIEKYGDIFGVDMGTESFVIINGLRMLREVLVNQGENFLDRPEMHLSQEIFSNRGLLSSNGHLWKQQRRFTLSTLRNFGLGKRSLEERIQEECRYLVDAFGEEQGDPFDPHFKINNAVSNIICSITFGNRFEYHDEDFQKLLQLIDETLTLNGAIMSQLYNAFPSIIKFFPGAHQSIFRNSRLLKSFVKERIDKHKEDWNPSESRDFIDCYLQEIAKEENLMACAVDLLLAGTETTSTTIRWALLYMAMYPEIQARVQAEIDTVIGQGRQPALDDRSNMPYTSAVIHEVQRKSNIVPFGVPRMTVKDTVVDGFRIPKGTTVLTNLTSVMFDQNEWETPDAFNPGHFLKDGQFWKRESFVPFAIGKRSCPGELLARTELFLFFTALLQKFTFQVPPDTTLGLQFKLGITLTPKPYKICAVPR, from the exons ATGCTGCGTTTCCTCTGGGAGAGCATCTCCATCCAGGTGCTCCTCGTCTTCCTTGTTGTGTTCCTGCTCGTTGCCGACTACATGAAGCACAGAAAGCCCAAGGGCTTCCCTCCACAACCTTTCTATCTCCCCATCGTGGGGCACATGTACCTGATGAACTTCAGCAATCCCATGATGGCAATGCAGAAG CTTATTGAAAAATATGGTGACATCTTCGGCGTGGACATGGGCACTGAATCATTTGTGATCATTAATGGGCTGCGGATGCTTAGGGAAGTTCTTGTAAACCAAGGGGAAAATTTCCTCGATCGCCCTGAAATGCATCTTAGTCAGGAGATCTTCAGCAACAGGG ggctgctgTCTTCCAACGGGCACTTGTGGAAGCAGCAGAGGAGGTTCACCTTGTCCACCCTCCGAAACTTTGGCTTGGGGAAGAGGAGTCTGGAGGAGCGCATCCAGGAGGAGTGCCGGTACCTCGTGGATGCGTTTGGGGAGGAGCAGG GGGATCCTTTTGACCCTCACTTTAAAATCAATAACGCCGTTTCAAACAtcatctgctccatcacctttgGCAATCGCTTTGAATACCATGATGAGGACTTCCAAAAATTGCTGCAGCTGATAGATGAAACCCTTACCCTTAACGGGGCCATCATGAGCCAG CTGTACAATGCTTTCCCATCCATAATAAAGTTCTTCCCTGGAGCCCACCAATCCATTTTTAGAAACTCAAGATTACTGAAAAGTTTTGTGAAAGAGAGGATTGACAAACACAAGGAGGACTGGAACCCCTCGGAGAGCCGGGACTTCATCGACTGCTACCTGCAGGAGATAGCCAAG GAGGAAAACCTCATGGCATGTGCAGTCGACTTGCTGTTAGCCGGGACTGAGACCACTTCAACAACTATCCGCTGGGCATTGCTGTATATGGCCATGTATCCAGAAATTCAAG CCCGCGTGCAAGCAGAGATCGACACGGTCATCGGGCAGGGGCGGCAGCCAGCCCTGGATGACAGGAGCAACATGCCCTACACCAGCGCCGTCATCCACGAAGTGCAGAGGAAAAGCAACATTGTCCCTTTCGGTGTGCCAAGAATGACAGTGAAGGACACAGTTGTGGATGGTTTCCGCATACCAAAG gGCACTACTGTGCTCACAAATTTAACCTCTGTGATGTTTGACCAGAACGAGTGGGAAACTCCTGATGCTTTTAACCCCGGGCATTTCCTGAAAGATGGTCAGTTCTGGAAAAGAGAGTCTTTTGTACCGTTTGCTATAG GGAAGCGCTCCTGCCCGGGTGAGCTGCTGGCCCGCACCgagctcttcctcttcttcacggCTTTGCTCCAGAAATTCACCTTCCAGGTGCCACCGGACACCACACTCGGCCTCCAGTTCAAGCTGGGCATCACGCTTACCCCAAAGCCCTACAAGATCTGTGCTGTGCCTCGGTAA